In a single window of the Halobacteriovorax sp. DA5 genome:
- the infB gene encoding translation initiation factor IF-2, which produces MPKKIFELANELGKKPLDLVEELKSHGFSVRNHMSVLSDEDITKWESLTGGSAGDAPAEKATKKKTVKKKAAKKATVRKKSAAQADDDSEEDKPAKKTVTRKKKTVVRRKASSKSSEATSDDENTEAIVESSEDIEVNAEETVSTPVAEEAHAPEVEEEKEVEAKEAKEEVAVEAKTEEKKASEEKEEKKESTTLDGKPFGLRIVSAPTKEDKEKAAARKAKKAATKDEEVQDDINTKAGVVEGDEDRTAKKDKNRLSGLASMLSAKKTVNRSQALNEERATSELKSYSSLQGTGRPMYTQVKRKRQYSGPSKSTEITEVKEAKRIIKLHGGAYAEQLAKKLSIKLKDMIDKCLDLNLLVRNGDYIGLKLAGQIASLYDYRVEDQTFDEDAALGKESLSEEQLNKLPLRAPVITIMGHVDHGKTTLLDYIRNESIAAGEAGGITQHIGAYSVDVKDSKLTFLDTPGHAAFGAMRQRGADITDIVILIVAADDGVMPQTVESIKYIQSAGKPLIVAVNKMDREGANPDRIKQALTEFNITPEEWGGETQFCHISALKGDGVDELLEAIALQAEIMELRAEPKGPAEGVVIESRIEHGRGPVATVLVQTGTLKKGDSIVVGETFGRARSLTDHKGVQHNKVGPSMPVQIIGLAEAPSPGDSLNVVKNEREAKKIAQNRIDERIRIETAAQTQGPKVSLEDFFATAVSDEGQKKDLNLIIRSDVQGSFEAIKSAIETISNPEVEVKVIRGGVGQISDSDIELANTSGAFVLGFNMRPSTSARKLSEQYGIDVKTYSIIYELINDVKLAVEGLLDPEFTEEYIGRAEVRDTFSVPKVGTIAGSIVVDGAIQVGCNVRLLREGKIMFDGKMSSLKRFKDDVKEVKNGYECGVGLENYNDVKVGDLFEAYKLKEKKRKLEDVLTADSPIL; this is translated from the coding sequence ATGCCTAAGAAAATATTTGAATTGGCCAATGAACTCGGAAAGAAGCCATTAGACCTCGTAGAAGAGCTGAAGTCACACGGATTCTCAGTAAGAAACCACATGTCGGTATTATCTGATGAAGATATTACTAAGTGGGAATCACTTACTGGAGGAAGTGCTGGAGATGCACCTGCTGAGAAGGCGACAAAGAAGAAAACGGTCAAAAAGAAAGCTGCAAAAAAGGCGACTGTAAGAAAGAAGTCTGCGGCACAAGCTGACGATGATAGTGAGGAAGATAAACCTGCTAAGAAGACAGTTACTCGTAAGAAGAAGACTGTTGTACGTCGTAAAGCTTCATCAAAATCTTCGGAGGCAACTTCTGATGATGAAAACACTGAAGCTATTGTTGAATCTTCTGAAGATATTGAAGTAAATGCAGAAGAGACTGTAAGTACTCCTGTTGCTGAAGAAGCTCACGCTCCTGAAGTAGAGGAAGAAAAAGAAGTTGAAGCTAAGGAAGCAAAAGAAGAAGTTGCTGTCGAGGCTAAGACTGAAGAGAAAAAAGCTTCTGAAGAAAAAGAAGAGAAGAAAGAATCGACGACTCTAGATGGAAAGCCATTTGGTCTAAGAATTGTTTCAGCTCCTACTAAAGAAGATAAAGAGAAAGCTGCTGCTCGCAAGGCAAAGAAAGCTGCTACTAAGGACGAAGAAGTTCAAGATGATATCAACACTAAAGCAGGTGTTGTTGAAGGTGATGAAGATCGTACCGCTAAGAAGGATAAAAATCGTCTAAGTGGTCTTGCTTCTATGTTAAGTGCTAAGAAAACGGTTAACCGTTCACAAGCTCTTAACGAAGAACGTGCAACTTCAGAGCTTAAGTCTTACTCTTCACTTCAAGGTACTGGACGCCCAATGTATACTCAAGTTAAGAGAAAGCGTCAGTACTCAGGACCTTCGAAATCAACTGAGATTACAGAAGTAAAAGAAGCAAAGAGAATTATTAAGCTTCACGGTGGTGCTTACGCTGAGCAATTAGCGAAGAAGCTATCTATTAAGCTTAAAGATATGATCGATAAGTGTCTTGACCTAAATCTACTTGTTAGAAATGGTGACTATATTGGTCTTAAATTAGCGGGACAAATTGCGTCTCTTTACGATTATAGAGTAGAGGATCAGACTTTTGATGAGGATGCGGCACTTGGGAAAGAATCTCTTTCTGAAGAGCAACTAAATAAGCTTCCACTTCGAGCTCCTGTTATTACAATTATGGGTCACGTTGACCACGGTAAAACAACTCTACTAGATTATATTAGAAATGAATCGATTGCTGCTGGCGAAGCTGGTGGGATCACTCAGCACATTGGAGCTTACTCGGTAGATGTTAAAGACTCTAAGCTTACTTTCCTAGATACTCCAGGTCACGCGGCCTTTGGTGCTATGAGACAGCGTGGTGCTGATATTACAGATATTGTTATTTTAATTGTTGCTGCTGATGATGGTGTTATGCCTCAGACTGTAGAGTCAATTAAATACATTCAATCTGCAGGTAAGCCTTTAATTGTAGCGGTTAACAAAATGGACCGTGAAGGTGCTAACCCAGATCGTATTAAACAAGCTCTAACAGAATTTAATATCACTCCTGAGGAATGGGGTGGGGAAACTCAATTCTGTCATATTTCTGCACTTAAAGGTGATGGAGTAGATGAACTTCTTGAAGCAATTGCACTTCAAGCTGAAATCATGGAGCTTAGAGCTGAACCTAAAGGGCCAGCTGAAGGTGTTGTTATTGAATCAAGAATTGAGCACGGACGTGGTCCTGTTGCAACTGTTCTTGTTCAAACAGGGACACTTAAAAAAGGTGACTCAATTGTTGTTGGAGAAACTTTTGGACGTGCAAGAAGTTTAACTGACCATAAAGGTGTTCAACATAATAAAGTTGGGCCTTCGATGCCAGTACAAATTATTGGACTTGCAGAAGCGCCATCTCCTGGAGATAGCCTAAACGTTGTTAAAAACGAAAGAGAAGCAAAGAAGATTGCTCAAAACCGTATTGATGAAAGAATCAGAATTGAAACTGCAGCTCAGACTCAAGGGCCTAAAGTTTCTCTTGAAGACTTCTTTGCAACTGCTGTATCGGATGAGGGACAAAAGAAAGATCTTAACCTTATCATTCGTTCAGATGTTCAAGGATCTTTTGAAGCGATTAAATCTGCTATTGAAACAATTTCAAATCCAGAGGTTGAAGTTAAAGTTATTCGCGGTGGTGTCGGTCAAATTAGTGACTCAGACATTGAACTGGCAAATACTTCAGGTGCCTTTGTTCTTGGATTTAATATGAGACCATCAACTTCTGCACGTAAGCTTTCTGAGCAGTATGGAATTGATGTTAAGACTTACTCAATCATCTATGAATTAATCAATGATGTGAAACTAGCTGTTGAAGGTCTTCTCGATCCTGAGTTTACTGAAGAGTACATCGGGCGCGCGGAAGTACGTGATACATTCTCTGTTCCTAAAGTTGGAACAATTGCTGGTTCAATTGTTGTTGATGGTGCTATCCAAGTTGGTTGTAACGTACGTCTTCTTAGAGAAGGTAAGATCATGTTTGATGGTAAGATGTCTTCTCTTAAGAGATTTAAAGATGATGTTAAAGAAGTTAAAAATGGTTACGAATGTGGTGTTGGCCTAGAAAATTACAACGATGTAAAAGTTGGCGACCTATTCGAAGCATATAAACTGAAAGAAAAGAAACGTAAGCTTGAGGATGTTTTAACAGCAGACTCACCAATTCTTTAA
- a CDS encoding zinc-dependent metalloprotease, whose product MTKRTKVEEKMKIKNENKFGMLRGLTHAFALAAILSSCAKTLPDKEPDFAQESYRTKNSVTSAKLVIESKAVATQEELSKNRISTDLIDTSVGSEAKTLYSTQIVSSNDKTYNVLVKDLLIFAEKEGQKFEITFDLTTNYLVAYIAPVNASAQTLSASNKIIRDVLPVKASKLDRIPLFQYGVDFYQRENVKNDLDEKTRHIRYVEKDRSESTHYKVDYLIENRTYTGVFGMDQKEIATIYRRDKVENNLFTVGQLEDRILNNENAFTTSKHDGHVFENKDLIKVILDDNESKAYFARVIKKEDLTDNEEKLVRAERFNLLFSRCDADTAKRARIALDNCFLRSEISEKIKYVKFKYDIDDNDEILAETKISSSTVAEDAKFIQLEKDSQPEEIYPTEIREELSTAWLKLEKFKNQEFTFRRVLEDSPNIFNYSFAGSKATFHVEIVKFHFEPDRVLVKRSRPLLDKTGSTDLDTEPLLAFEAEYFRESKNDKGGIVYVPASHNDERAIAVVNLGNDQIGDVLTSLDPYLMSVCGGGKAHGLTEVSDIVQVVDGRDEFLNFSTQSTYKKGNFFNCADFGGDYWGQQNETMTFKERTTFMKYNQEFEEPEQNLSYEVQKKFNFGLFTGSKLVPKGYTEQTRDFDTTVDLPMVFDIRNGKNIEYVLTGIPSNKYDKDGKLIRKLTQTELDLRNKIIVSSQKVVDDINLGFKRAFKGTQYGGRGDIITLKIEKDDSIPAGTKNLSLTHNLDGESRSVNIEVVEKTHLGDLQRNHIYWVEKATSSSIIGLGGPSFNPRNGVVESASVYLYGGNMKSSINWMVDKAIAEKNFIKNITPTKELKNLADELNKKAIEDALAEHKAKTQAAGQNTQVADSDEVEVEVEVEIEGETVSQSTKKAEMKSHRHGVAHTNLKSSLLNTIKRPNIASQMGKIKDAHRLMKNDFRASSFDKDEVLSNFTRANQKEAKAVHAAWQAIANKDDVALQAAIHGDNSIEALQAKIKHSMEYDAKGNKNPICNHETAEFALSNLAKNYDVLKMAQTDEGKNDILIDIWMPTLAHEIGHNLGLRHNFVGSFDKKNWVFPGEKETKRTSSSVMDYTIDDHATYDGLAPYDVYALRAAYTGMVELEGYTNSRKKSVEINGVDVKVSSVESEFEPGLYYHLVRIKDVVDALVGENGNPSNISKHRLMAEAGLKRIRFCSDEDAGNSPQCNRHDFGSSFEEIVDYQIADYRQMYEYIYFPGKRKEFYGGAAFGWLMDKFYKLRMMNEEVFYHLIYTPELYSQADQATHDATTNDLVNGVIKSLFFLQSVVATPDITPGAGLDTEAQRNKRFVSTLVPSQTEVTAEDGTVLQVATQKPMVVETKWNEAISLDSDSYRAKNRGVEYDKAAALVALTESESYSYKYRSNSLRIPYQLLEQYLFGIDIKDSIVQSTIGEVLSGQVTPLVYDPETGRNIPLTNGAFKVEVGEVETNYAAIGGLVYGNIDTFEQTANPARAFWVNHISQNDLLTETFEHEGQTYQIPEDYVAEKTDIRKAYVPYAQDSYVAGNVIKKASMMQLISHDERWSTFFKEWEQAQIAGLQLAQTPAAQGATEDTMKAQKTELDMAAALGDATAIKSEMEKYFAQINALLASQNQKEMIAGFLAQRALVKQAGSYFVSAQFTTMMNEIGLEGVSLEYINQVLSQAIAPIAFEAEACRLSEQYCSTVDMIQMAKTGNKDTYLDNKITNLLNNFSMPSVNEQGQVELFAPVITKIIQGLNNNEQIKLGDVFLRDIQENSFAQIQQMDQLVGEAMTKMKVTKDVDSFYGDMKRNVKLLGLYFRLINPMEGK is encoded by the coding sequence ATGACAAAAAGAACAAAGGTAGAAGAAAAAATGAAAATCAAAAATGAAAACAAGTTTGGAATGCTCAGAGGCCTTACACATGCTTTCGCATTGGCAGCGATCCTTTCAAGTTGTGCAAAGACTCTTCCGGACAAAGAGCCTGATTTTGCACAAGAAAGTTACCGTACTAAGAACTCTGTTACTTCAGCTAAGCTAGTTATTGAATCAAAAGCAGTTGCGACTCAAGAAGAGCTTTCTAAAAACAGAATTTCAACAGACCTAATCGACACAAGTGTTGGAAGTGAAGCAAAGACTCTTTACTCAACTCAAATCGTTAGTTCTAATGATAAGACTTATAATGTTCTTGTAAAAGATCTTCTTATTTTCGCAGAAAAAGAAGGTCAGAAATTTGAGATTACATTTGATCTTACAACAAACTACCTAGTAGCGTATATTGCTCCAGTAAATGCTAGTGCACAAACTCTTAGCGCTTCTAATAAAATCATTCGCGATGTTCTTCCAGTTAAAGCTTCAAAGCTTGATCGTATTCCATTATTTCAATACGGTGTTGATTTCTACCAAAGAGAAAATGTAAAGAATGATCTTGATGAGAAAACAAGACATATCAGATATGTTGAGAAGGACCGTTCGGAATCAACTCACTATAAAGTTGACTACCTAATCGAAAACAGAACTTACACAGGTGTTTTCGGAATGGATCAAAAAGAAATCGCGACAATCTACCGTCGTGATAAGGTTGAAAATAACCTATTCACAGTAGGACAACTTGAAGACCGAATCCTTAATAACGAAAATGCTTTCACAACGTCTAAGCATGATGGTCATGTTTTTGAAAACAAGGATCTAATCAAGGTTATTCTTGATGACAATGAAAGCAAAGCTTACTTTGCTCGTGTTATCAAGAAAGAAGACCTAACTGATAACGAAGAAAAATTAGTTCGTGCAGAAAGATTTAACCTACTATTTTCTAGATGTGACGCTGATACAGCAAAGAGAGCTAGAATCGCTCTTGATAACTGTTTCCTACGTTCAGAAATTTCTGAAAAAATTAAGTACGTTAAATTCAAGTACGATATCGATGATAATGATGAGATCCTAGCTGAGACGAAAATCTCTTCTAGTACAGTTGCTGAAGATGCAAAATTCATTCAACTAGAAAAAGACTCTCAACCAGAAGAGATTTACCCAACTGAGATCAGAGAAGAGCTATCGACAGCTTGGCTAAAACTTGAAAAATTTAAGAATCAAGAATTCACTTTTAGAAGAGTATTAGAAGACTCTCCAAATATCTTTAACTACAGTTTTGCAGGTTCTAAAGCGACTTTCCACGTTGAAATCGTTAAGTTCCACTTTGAGCCAGATCGTGTTCTAGTAAAAAGATCAAGACCACTACTTGATAAGACAGGATCAACTGATCTAGACACTGAACCATTACTAGCTTTTGAAGCAGAATACTTCCGTGAAAGTAAGAATGACAAAGGTGGAATCGTTTACGTTCCAGCAAGTCACAATGATGAAAGAGCAATTGCAGTAGTTAATCTTGGAAACGATCAAATTGGTGATGTTCTTACGTCACTAGACCCTTACCTAATGAGCGTTTGTGGTGGAGGTAAGGCCCATGGTCTTACAGAAGTAAGTGACATCGTACAAGTAGTTGACGGAAGAGATGAATTCCTTAACTTCTCTACTCAATCAACTTATAAGAAAGGAAACTTCTTTAACTGTGCTGACTTCGGTGGAGATTACTGGGGACAACAGAATGAAACAATGACTTTCAAAGAAAGAACTACTTTCATGAAGTATAATCAAGAGTTCGAAGAACCAGAGCAAAACCTTTCTTACGAAGTACAAAAGAAGTTTAACTTTGGTCTATTCACTGGTTCTAAGCTAGTACCAAAAGGATACACTGAGCAAACTCGTGACTTTGATACAACGGTAGATCTACCAATGGTATTTGATATCAGAAATGGTAAAAATATCGAGTACGTACTTACAGGTATTCCATCAAATAAATATGATAAAGATGGGAAGCTAATTAGAAAACTGACTCAAACAGAACTTGATTTAAGAAATAAGATTATCGTTTCTTCTCAAAAAGTTGTTGATGATATCAACCTAGGCTTCAAGCGTGCTTTCAAAGGTACACAATATGGAGGACGTGGTGATATTATCACCCTTAAAATAGAAAAAGATGATTCAATTCCAGCAGGAACGAAGAATCTTTCTCTTACTCACAATCTTGATGGTGAGTCACGTTCAGTAAATATCGAGGTAGTAGAAAAAACTCACCTTGGTGATCTACAACGTAACCACATCTACTGGGTAGAAAAAGCAACTTCAAGTTCAATCATTGGACTTGGTGGACCGTCATTTAACCCAAGAAATGGTGTTGTTGAATCAGCTTCTGTTTACCTATACGGTGGTAACATGAAGTCTTCAATTAATTGGATGGTTGATAAGGCCATCGCAGAGAAGAACTTTATTAAGAATATTACTCCAACTAAAGAGCTTAAAAACCTTGCTGACGAGCTTAATAAGAAAGCTATTGAAGATGCTCTAGCTGAGCACAAAGCAAAGACTCAAGCGGCAGGACAAAATACACAAGTTGCTGACTCTGATGAAGTTGAAGTTGAAGTTGAAGTTGAAATTGAAGGTGAAACAGTATCTCAAAGCACAAAGAAAGCTGAGATGAAATCTCACCGTCATGGTGTTGCTCATACTAACTTAAAGAGCAGCCTACTTAACACAATTAAGCGTCCAAATATCGCTTCACAGATGGGGAAAATCAAAGATGCTCACCGTCTAATGAAGAACGACTTTAGAGCTAGCTCATTTGATAAAGATGAAGTTCTTTCTAACTTCACAAGAGCTAACCAAAAAGAAGCAAAAGCAGTACATGCTGCTTGGCAAGCAATTGCTAATAAAGATGATGTTGCACTACAAGCTGCGATTCATGGTGACAACTCAATTGAGGCCCTTCAAGCGAAGATCAAGCACTCAATGGAGTACGATGCAAAAGGTAATAAAAACCCAATTTGTAACCACGAAACAGCTGAGTTTGCTCTAAGTAATCTTGCTAAGAACTACGATGTTCTAAAGATGGCACAAACAGACGAAGGTAAGAACGATATCCTAATTGATATTTGGATGCCGACTCTTGCTCACGAAATTGGACACAACCTTGGTCTACGTCACAACTTCGTTGGATCATTTGATAAGAAGAACTGGGTATTCCCAGGAGAAAAAGAAACTAAGAGAACTTCATCTTCTGTTATGGATTATACAATTGATGACCACGCTACTTACGATGGTCTAGCTCCATACGATGTATACGCACTACGTGCAGCTTATACAGGGATGGTTGAACTTGAAGGTTACACAAACTCAAGAAAGAAATCTGTAGAGATCAACGGTGTTGACGTTAAGGTATCTTCTGTAGAGTCTGAATTCGAACCAGGTCTATACTATCACCTAGTAAGAATTAAAGATGTTGTTGATGCACTAGTTGGAGAAAATGGAAACCCATCAAATATCTCTAAGCATAGACTTATGGCGGAAGCTGGTCTTAAGAGAATCAGATTCTGTTCAGATGAGGACGCTGGAAACTCTCCTCAGTGTAACAGACACGACTTTGGTTCATCTTTTGAAGAAATCGTAGATTACCAAATTGCAGACTACCGTCAGATGTATGAGTATATCTACTTCCCAGGTAAGCGTAAGGAATTCTACGGTGGAGCAGCATTTGGTTGGCTAATGGACAAGTTCTACAAGCTAAGAATGATGAATGAAGAGGTATTCTACCACCTAATTTATACTCCAGAGTTGTACTCTCAAGCAGATCAAGCAACTCATGATGCAACAACTAACGACCTAGTTAATGGTGTAATTAAATCACTATTCTTCCTACAGTCGGTAGTTGCAACTCCAGATATCACTCCAGGTGCTGGACTTGATACTGAAGCACAAAGAAACAAGAGATTTGTTTCGACTCTTGTACCATCTCAAACTGAAGTAACAGCTGAAGATGGAACAGTTCTACAAGTAGCAACGCAAAAACCAATGGTTGTTGAAACTAAGTGGAATGAGGCAATCTCACTAGATAGTGATTCATACAGAGCTAAAAACCGTGGTGTTGAATATGATAAGGCTGCAGCTCTTGTAGCACTTACAGAGTCAGAATCGTACTCTTATAAGTACCGTTCAAACTCTTTAAGAATTCCATACCAGTTACTAGAGCAGTACCTATTTGGAATTGATATTAAAGATTCAATTGTACAATCAACAATTGGAGAAGTTCTTTCTGGTCAAGTTACACCACTAGTATATGACCCAGAAACTGGACGTAATATCCCACTAACTAACGGAGCTTTTAAAGTTGAAGTTGGTGAAGTTGAAACTAACTATGCTGCTATCGGTGGTCTAGTTTACGGTAACATTGATACTTTTGAACAAACAGCTAACCCTGCTCGTGCATTTTGGGTAAACCACATTTCTCAAAACGACCTACTTACTGAGACTTTTGAGCACGAAGGGCAAACTTACCAAATCCCAGAGGATTATGTAGCTGAGAAAACTGATATCAGAAAAGCATATGTACCTTACGCACAAGATTCATATGTAGCTGGTAACGTTATTAAGAAAGCGAGTATGATGCAGTTAATCTCTCACGATGAGCGTTGGTCAACATTCTTTAAAGAATGGGAGCAGGCACAAATCGCAGGACTTCAACTTGCTCAAACTCCAGCGGCACAAGGTGCAACTGAAGATACAATGAAAGCTCAAAAGACAGAGCTTGATATGGCAGCAGCTCTTGGTGATGCAACAGCAATTAAATCAGAGATGGAGAAATACTTCGCTCAGATCAACGCTCTTCTTGCTTCACAAAATCAAAAAGAGATGATTGCAGGATTCCTTGCTCAAAGAGCACTTGTAAAACAAGCTGGTTCATACTTTGTATCAGCACAATTTACAACAATGATGAATGAGATTGGTCTTGAAGGTGTGTCACTTGAATACATTAACCAAGTACTTAGCCAGGCAATCGCTCCAATCGCTTTTGAAGCTGAAGCATGTCGTCTTTCTGAGCAATACTGTTCAACAGTTGATATGATTCAAATGGCAAAGACTGGAAACAAAGATACTTACTTAGACAATAAGATCACTAACCTTCTGAACAACTTTTCAATGCCTTCTGTGAACGAGCAAGGTCAAGTTGAGTTATTCGCACCAGTTATTACAAAGATCATCCAAGGTCTAAATAATAACGAGCAAATCAAGTTAGGAGATGTTTTCTTAAGAGATATCCAAGAAAACAGCTTCGCTCAGATTCAGCAAATGGATCAGCTTGTTGGTGAAGCGATGACGAAAATGAAAGTTACTAAAGATGTAGATAGCTTCTACGGAGATATGAAGAGAAACGTAAAACTTCTTGGATTATACTTCAGACTAATTAATCCGATGGAAGGAAAATAA
- a CDS encoding GNAT family N-acetyltransferase codes for MNRITLRYLTHEDKDEFFAAFHEDWENNFDFVHYWETLANREFEKYVSIAPEFARGIHIPKEHVAAALLFAFNEDGRIVGRTSIRFELNDHLLKVGGHIGYGVCPNFRRQGYATQILAESLNYVRANIKGLKKVLVTCDEGNIGSEKTIRNNGGQLENVIEVNGVKKMRFWVEL; via the coding sequence ATGAATAGAATTACTCTAAGATATTTAACTCATGAGGATAAAGATGAATTCTTTGCTGCTTTCCATGAGGACTGGGAAAACAATTTTGACTTTGTTCATTACTGGGAAACTCTAGCTAATAGAGAGTTTGAGAAATATGTTTCGATAGCTCCGGAGTTTGCAAGGGGAATTCATATTCCAAAAGAGCACGTAGCTGCCGCATTACTTTTTGCCTTCAACGAGGACGGGAGAATTGTAGGCCGTACATCAATTCGTTTTGAATTAAACGATCATCTTTTAAAGGTTGGTGGCCATATTGGTTATGGAGTATGCCCCAATTTCCGCCGTCAAGGATATGCGACTCAAATCCTTGCTGAGTCCTTAAACTACGTTAGGGCCAATATTAAGGGCCTTAAAAAGGTTCTTGTTACTTGTGATGAAGGTAATATTGGATCTGAGAAGACAATTCGTAATAACGGTGGTCAGCTTGAGAATGTTATTGAGGTTAATGGTGTGAAGAAGATGAGGTTTTGGGTCGAGTTGTAA
- a CDS encoding ferredoxin, whose amino-acid sequence MNTTLIALAIALLVVTGMVVQLGVLSLLSGSFFFLFGKSKFEVLKSSDDESFAFGYRWNNSRQPAKFNHVTVRLFNPFGKKTQVTVSSDFAVQDSDFGIEVKMGPAFKDILELENLDSSTVEIELKSKDGVTQSRTMKGRKFIEAFRGAENTVETFNEKYGYVKPKMFYHQTTRSFIADAIPQGDIPVGLRISANPQFAGEFAGAAGAGAPAQENFAVSKVWIEEGCIVCNACEGIYPEVFEVTDTNCVIRPDAPLDNGLLILEAAEACPTEVIKFNKA is encoded by the coding sequence GTGAATACTACTTTAATTGCATTAGCCATTGCATTATTAGTTGTAACAGGGATGGTTGTCCAACTAGGTGTTTTAAGCCTTCTTTCAGGTTCATTCTTCTTCCTATTTGGGAAGTCGAAGTTTGAAGTTCTAAAATCTTCAGATGATGAAAGTTTTGCTTTTGGTTACCGTTGGAATAATTCTAGGCAGCCTGCTAAGTTTAACCACGTTACGGTAAGGCTATTCAACCCATTTGGTAAGAAAACTCAAGTAACTGTTTCAAGTGACTTTGCTGTTCAAGATTCTGACTTTGGTATTGAAGTTAAAATGGGACCGGCTTTTAAAGATATTTTAGAGCTTGAAAACCTTGATTCTTCAACAGTTGAAATCGAACTTAAGTCTAAAGACGGTGTTACTCAATCTCGCACAATGAAGGGACGCAAGTTTATTGAAGCATTCCGTGGTGCTGAAAATACTGTTGAAACATTTAATGAAAAATATGGTTACGTAAAACCAAAGATGTTTTATCACCAAACAACTCGTTCATTTATTGCAGATGCCATTCCACAAGGTGATATTCCTGTAGGACTTAGAATTTCTGCAAACCCACAGTTTGCTGGTGAATTCGCTGGTGCTGCTGGTGCAGGAGCTCCTGCTCAAGAAAACTTTGCTGTTTCTAAGGTATGGATTGAAGAAGGTTGTATTGTTTGTAACGCTTGTGAAGGTATTTACCCTGAAGTATTCGAAGTTACAGATACTAACTGTGTGATTCGTCCAGATGCGCCACTTGATAACGGACTTTTAATTCTTGAAGCTGCTGAAGCTTGTCCAACTGAAGTTATCAAATTCAATAAAGCATAA
- the rbfA gene encoding 30S ribosome-binding factor RbfA yields MSGNKKKLQYEEQIKNEVNQLLRRGLDNSAFTFCSITKVEISPDFSTAKLYWDTFDPSRRGDIAKAMDTSLGKIRSHLAKTLQVRHTPSLTAEYDSQFEDEQEIEKLLQSEKDKGKSF; encoded by the coding sequence ATGAGTGGCAATAAGAAAAAACTTCAATATGAAGAACAAATTAAAAATGAAGTAAATCAATTACTTCGTCGTGGACTAGATAACTCTGCGTTCACATTTTGTTCGATTACTAAGGTTGAGATAAGCCCAGACTTTTCTACGGCAAAGTTATATTGGGATACATTCGATCCTTCTAGAAGAGGTGATATTGCTAAGGCGATGGATACTTCTCTAGGTAAAATTAGAAGTCACCTTGCTAAGACTTTACAAGTAAGACACACACCTTCATTAACTGCTGAGTATGACTCGCAATTTGAAGATGAGCAGGAAATTGAAAAACTACTGCAATCTGAAAAAGATAAAGGAAAGTCTTTCTAA
- the truB gene encoding tRNA pseudouridine(55) synthase TruB has protein sequence MASRNKKFKGPIFGPFFFKVDKPKGITSFDVIRRFKKNLPKNIGKIGHFGTLDPFATGLLVIGIGPATRLNQYTQIDSKEYIATGILGVNSPTGDFDTEEGTIEELEFSDVSFDEVKSQLETFIGPYMQSPPAFSATKHEGKALHEWAREGVFIEKPPVERTIHEIELLEVQGRKIVFRVCVSSGTYIRVLFDDLAKKLGTRGALEDLRRTNSAGIDLENSIDLAIFDDENFSANDFLLNYTNPITELIGFEKIELDEAMSLRFVNGQTLKMDVADGHYWMRSQNQTLGLAAANGGLLRSCVGFSPAALDKIDLTMCNSLDE, from the coding sequence ATGGCTTCAAGAAATAAGAAATTTAAGGGCCCAATCTTTGGGCCTTTCTTTTTTAAAGTTGATAAACCAAAAGGGATAACTTCCTTTGATGTTATTAGGCGCTTTAAAAAAAACCTTCCTAAAAATATTGGTAAAATCGGACATTTTGGAACTCTTGATCCATTTGCAACTGGTCTACTTGTTATTGGTATTGGACCTGCAACAAGATTAAATCAATACACTCAAATTGATTCAAAAGAGTATATTGCGACAGGAATTCTTGGTGTTAATTCTCCAACAGGTGATTTTGATACTGAAGAAGGTACAATTGAAGAATTAGAGTTTTCTGACGTAAGCTTCGATGAGGTAAAGAGTCAGCTTGAAACTTTTATTGGTCCGTATATGCAAAGCCCTCCCGCTTTCTCAGCAACTAAGCACGAAGGCAAGGCGCTTCATGAGTGGGCACGAGAAGGTGTCTTTATTGAAAAGCCACCTGTTGAGCGAACAATTCATGAAATTGAACTATTAGAGGTTCAGGGCCGTAAGATCGTCTTTCGTGTTTGTGTTTCTTCTGGAACTTATATCCGAGTTCTCTTTGATGACCTTGCTAAGAAATTAGGAACAAGAGGTGCTCTGGAAGACTTAAGACGAACTAATTCAGCAGGAATTGATTTAGAAAATAGTATTGATTTGGCAATCTTTGATGATGAGAATTTCAGCGCTAATGATTTTTTATTGAATTACACAAATCCGATAACTGAACTTATTGGATTTGAAAAAATAGAATTAGACGAGGCCATGAGCCTACGTTTTGTTAATGGCCAAACATTAAAAATGGATGTGGCCGATGGCCACTATTGGATGAGATCGCAAAATCAAACACTTGGACTCGCGGCCGCAAATGGTGGACTACTTAGGAGTTGCGTGGGCTTTAGTCCAGCTGCGTTAGATAAAATCGATTTAACTATGTGTAATTCCTTAGACGAATAA